Proteins co-encoded in one Periophthalmus magnuspinnatus isolate fPerMag1 chromosome 20, fPerMag1.2.pri, whole genome shotgun sequence genomic window:
- the gcm2 gene encoding chorion-specific transcription factor GCMb, giving the protein MSAGEEEECVCSVGMKLSWDINDPKLPQDLKQFDPFQEWTDGYVRYIYSAEDKNAQRHLSGWAMRNTNNHNCQILKKSCLGVVLCSRTCSSPDGSRLQLRPAICDKARGKQQKKLCPLCSAPLELVPCRGHSGYPVTNFWRVDGRAIFFQAKGVHDHPRPESKSETEARRSSVKRRVNSPPFGLKRRIMDTQLPGPALLPCVDSLEQPYPQTYPQTYPPFAAEPYYSSHNALGEAPPPLHKPANPRLYVGRHGYELQSYISPPNYPPAHATPDLCDPRMMTPVLGASSSSAPLSSSSSTTYDPQAKATPTSWNHCYHSDYPCRFPGNGPGSPAALQTIITTTTKVSYQPCPKPALSPFTSCVPPPKPSLASLLDESSAGPSYSAEVKLSDESGVIKSLSFPSDALPAKTERDAYDYRYGYGSYRYDDY; this is encoded by the exons ATGTCtgcgggggaggaggaggagtgtgttTGCTCTGTTGGGATGAAGCTGAGCTGGGACATCAACGACCCAAAACTACCTCAG GATCTGAAGCAGTTTGACCCATTTCAGGAGTGGACCGACGGATATGTGCGATATATTTACAGTG CGGAGGATAAGAATGCACAGCGCCACCTGTCGGGGTGGGCCATGCGCAACACGAACAACCACAACTGTCAGATCCTGAAGAAGTCCTGCCTCGGGGTtgtgctctgctccaggacctGCTCCAGTCCAGACGGGTCCAGACTCCAGCTCAGACCTGCCATATGCGACAAGGCCCGGGGCAAGCAACAGa AGAAGTTGTGCCCTTTATGCTCAGCCCCTCTGGAGCTGGTGCCCTGTCGTGGGCACAGCGGGTACCCGGTCACCAACTTCTGGAGAGTCGACGGGAGAGCCATCTTCTTCCAG GCCAAAGGGGTCCATGATCACCCCAGACCTGAGTCCAAGTCTGAGACCGAGGCTCGACGCAGCTCCGTCAAACGAAGGGTTAACTCTCCTCCATTTGGACTAAAGAGGAGGATCATGGACACACAG CTCCCTGGCCCCGCCCTCCTGCCCTGTGTTGATTCGCTGGAGCAGCCGTATCCACAGACGTACCCACAGACGTATCCCCCCTTTGCCGCCGAGCCCTACTAcagctcccacaatgcacttggAGAGGCCCCGCCCCCGCTGCACAAACCGGCCAATCCCAGGCTCTACGTTGGTCGCCACGGATATGAGCTGCAGAGTTACATCTCGCCCCCAAACTACCCCCCTGCACACGCGACCCCTGACCTATGTGACCCCAG AATGATGACTCCAGTTCTGGGGGCATCTTcttcctcagctcctctctcctcttcctcctccacaacCTACGACCCCCAGGCCAAGGCCACGCCCACTTCCTGGAACCACTGCTACCATAGCGACTATCCTTGCCGTTTCCCTGGCAATGGCCCTGGCTCCCCCGCAGCTCTTCAGACCATAATAACCACCACAACTAag GTGTCGTACCAGCCGTGCCCAAAGCCTGCCCTGTCGCCCTTCACTTCCTGTGTCCCGCCCCCGAAGCCCAGCCTTGCCTCCTTATTGGATGAGAGCAGCGCTGGCCCCTCCTACTCGGCCGAGGTCAAACTGAGCGATGAATCAGGCGTCATCAAGTCACTGTCGTTTCCCTCAGACGCTCTTCCCGCCAAAACAGAGCGTGACGCCTACGACTATCGCTATGGCTACGGCAGCTATCGCTATGACGACTACTGA
- the LOC117388023 gene encoding zinc finger and BTB domain-containing protein 14-like has protein sequence MCETVKYVDEEHKSVFLKLLNEQRLEGEHCDIAVVVEDVKFRAHRCVLAACSNYFKKLFKKHEVDNSSVIEIDFIRSDIFEEVLNYMYTARISVKKKDVNLMMSSGQILGIRFLDKLCSQKRDVSEEKDKFPYDIVKLALPPEAQLPPDAEVLGDHDDPPSDDLVESSSNQELDKSPTAALRVQEAILKELANEDVHKVACYDQDVDMEGGAKELEADSGTQTLGFGGDLGGVKDEQPAWSSDMKLEYLLYGARDALSCHVCGKGFLDENKLRKHEKLHSAERPFGCEICTKAFTTHAHLKEHLKIHTGFKPYRCDVCGKSFIRAPDLKKHERVHSNERPFACQMCDKAFKHKSHLKDHERRHRGEKPFVCNSCSKAFAKASDLKRHENNMHSDRKLSVHGDELQAAALAAEESQLEQHLESIACS, from the exons ATGTGTGAGACGGTGAAATATGTGGATGAGGAGCACAAGAGCGTGTTTCTGAAGCTCCTCAATGAGCAGCGCCTGGAGGGAGAGCACTGTGACATTGCTGTGGTGGTGGAGGATGTCAAGTTCAGAGCTCACCGGTGTGTGCTGGCAGCGTGCTCCAACTACTTTAAGAAACTCTTCAAGAAACACGAG GTGGATAACTCATCAGTGATTGAAATAGACTTCATTCGCTCAGACATCTTTGAGGAGGTGTTGAACTACATGTACACGGCTCGAATCAGCGTCAAGAAGAAAGATGTTAACCTAATGATGTCATCAGGACAGATCCTCGGCATCCGTTTCTTAGACAAGCTCTGTTCTCAG aaacGTGACGTCTCAGAAGAAAAGGACAAGTTTCCATACGACATTGTGAAGTTGGCGCTCCCGCCAGAGGCCCAGCTGCCCCCTGACGCAGAG gtgctgGGGGATCATGATGACCCACCCTCTGATGACCTCGTAGAGTCCTCGTCCAATCAGGAGCTGGATAAATCCCCCACTGCAGCTTTAAGAGTCCAAGAGGCTATACTGAAAGAGCTCGCTAACGAGGACGTGCACAAG GTGGCATGTTACGACCAAGACGTGGACATGGAGGGCGGGGCCAAAGAGCTGGAGGCAGACTCAGGGACTCAGACTTTGGGCTTTGGGGGGGACCTCGGGGGGGTGAAGGACGAGCAGCCCGCCTGGAGCAGTGACATGAAGCTGGAGTACCTGCTGTACGGAGCCAGGGATGCACTGAGCTGCCACGTCTGTGGAAAGGGGTTTCTCGATGAGAACAAGCTCCG GAAACATGAGAAGCTTCACTCTGCAGAACGACCGTTTGGCTGTGAGATCTGCACCAAGGCCTTcaccacacacgcacacctcAAAG AGCACTTAAAGATCCACACTGGCTTTAAGCCATACAGATGTGACGTTTGTGGGAAGTCATTTATTCGAGCTCCAGACCTGAAGAAACATGAGAGAGTCCACAGCAACGAGAGGCCCTTTGCCTGCCAAATGTGTGACAag GCATTCAAACATAAGTCTCATCTGAAGGATCACGAGCgacgacacagaggagagaaaccCTTCGTCTGTAATTCTTGCTCCAAGGCCTTCGCCAAG GCGTCTGACCTGAAGCGTCACGAAAACAACATGCACAGCGACAGGAAACTGTCTGTTCATGGAGACGAACTACAAGCCGCCGCCTTAGCCGCCGAGGAGTCCCAACTCGAACAACATCTGGAGAGTATCGCCTGCTCCTGA
- the LOC129457260 gene encoding zinc finger protein 391-like: MSTGQNLRALVEERLTAAAEDKCDSTLSPRVVLSRAGVHMSPLSPGLTLKEEIPEAPQIKEEPEEEHIKQEEEELHMSVPESNDGCVKTEESSLPQRKETDHREDTQGEDSSSQTHVHREDTQGEDISSQTHVHPETEGDTEHFSDTDSGEDWCAPIDYSAAQMETEADGDHYNQVQMRAKSTTAPNSGLSPKYKSAPETRDTVDNGDVLGTAEGAARKKHQCLVCKTRFGLNNFKRHFRVHRRERPYSCSVCDKAFTKKSNLTDHMRTHTGDKPYSCSVCEKAFTLKSTLTKHVKTHTGDKPYSCSVCEKAFTRKSTLIDHIRTHTRDKPYSCSVCEKAFTLKSTLTKHMKTHTGDKLYSCSVCEKAFTRKSTLIDHIRTHTRDKPYSCSVCEKAFTLKSTLTDHMRTHTGDKPYSCSVCEKAFTKKSHLTKHIRTHKRQTLQLSCP; encoded by the exons ATGTCCACAGGCCAAAATCTGAGAGCTTTGGTGGAGGAGCGTctgactgcggctgctgaaGACAAATGTGACTCGACTCTGAGCCCGAGAGTCGTTCTGTCCAGAGCCG GTGTCCACATGTCCcctcttagtcctggtctcactCTGAAAGAAGAAATCCCAGAGGCTCCACAGATTAAAGAGGAACCAGAAGAAGAGCAcatcaaacaggaggaagaggagctgcaCAT gtCTGTCCCTGAGTCCAATGATGgctgtgtgaagacagaagagtcctcactgccTCAACGAAAAGAAACTgatcacagagaggacacacagggagaggacagcagctcacagacacatgtccacagagaggacacacagggagaggacatcagctcacagacacatgtccACCCCGAGACTGAGGGAGATACGGAGCACTTTTCTGACACTGACAGTGGTGAAGACTGGTGTGCTCCAATTGACTAttcagctgcacagatggagacagaggcggATGGAGACCACTACAACCAAGTCCAGATGAGAGCCAAAAGCACCACTGCACCAAACTCAGGTCTGTCCCCCAAATacaagtctgcaccagagaccagagacactGTGGACAATGGGGACGTGTTAGGAAcagctgaaggagctgcaaggaAGAAACACCAGTGCTTGGTTTGTAAAACGAGATTTGGCTTAAACAATTTTAAAAGACACTTTAGAGTTCACAGAAGAGagagaccttacagctgttcagtctGTGACAAAGCATTTACTAAAAAGAGTAATCTCACAgaccacatgagaacacacacgggagacaaaccttacagttgttctgtttgtgaaaaAGCATTTACTCTAAAAAGTACTCTTACAAAACAtgtgaaaacacacacaggagacaaaccttacagctgttctgtctgtgagaaagcatttactcgAAAGAGTACTCTCATAGACCACataagaacacacacaagagacaaaccttacagttgctctgtctgtgagaaagcatttactctAAAGAGTACtctcacaaaacacatgaaaacacacacaggagacaaactttacagctgttctgtctgtgagaaagcatttactcgAAAGAGTACTCTCATAGACCACataagaacacacacaagagacaaaccttacagttgctctgtctgtgagaaagcatttactctAAAGAGTACTCTCACAGatcacatgagaacacacacaggagacaaaccttacagctgttctgtctgtgagaaagcatttactaAAAAGAGTCATCTCACAAAACATATCAGAACACACAagagacaaaccttacagctgtccTGTCCGTAA